One segment of Yersinia kristensenii DNA contains the following:
- a CDS encoding glycine zipper 2TM domain-containing protein: protein MIKPFIVVAIAVATLSGCANNNTLSGDTFSSSQAGQAQTVTYGTLVSVRPVTIQGGDGNNVAGAVGGAVVGGFLGNTIGGGTGRRLGTAAGAVAGGVVGQQVQSMMNRSSGVELEVRRDNGTTFLVVQAQGVTQFQPGQRVTIATHGNTVTVTPR from the coding sequence ATGATAAAACCATTCATTGTTGTTGCTATCGCCGTCGCCACACTCAGTGGTTGCGCAAATAATAACACCCTTTCGGGCGATACGTTCAGCAGCTCTCAGGCTGGACAGGCTCAAACCGTCACTTACGGTACTCTGGTTTCTGTGCGCCCGGTGACTATTCAGGGCGGTGATGGGAATAACGTCGCCGGTGCTGTCGGTGGGGCTGTTGTCGGTGGCTTCCTCGGTAATACGATAGGTGGCGGTACAGGTCGGCGTCTCGGTACTGCCGCGGGTGCTGTTGCCGGTGGTGTTGTCGGCCAACAAGTGCAGAGCATGATGAACCGCAGTAGCGGAGTTGAATTGGAAGTTCGCCGTGATAACGGAACCACCTTCCTGGTGGTTCAGGCTCAAGGTGTGACTCAGTTCCAACCGGGGCAACGAGTCACCATTGCAACCCATGGTAATACTGTCACTGTCACACCGCGCTAA